The genomic interval CGGCGTAGACGTTGTAGGTCACCCCGTTTTCCTGGATCTGCCGGGTCAGCAGGGCCTGACGCTGGCGCAGCTGCGCCGGCGTGAAGCGCCGCAGGGAATCGAACATCGCGCGCCAGTGCGGACGCACCCTGCCGGTGGCGTCGAAGACTTCATGGTAGGTTGCGCCTTCGCGCGGATAGTCGGCAAACAGATTGGACATGGGTGACTCGAAATCAGGGAGATTGCGCCTTGCGCTCCCCTCCCCGGCGCAGGGGCCCGGGGAGGAGATCCGCGCAGATCGGTCCCTCCGGGCCACTCCGCCGGGACGGAAGGACACTCAGCGGCGGCGCAGGTCCAGGGTCATCGGCATCTCCCTGTTCTCGACCGGCACGACAGGCACGACAGGCACGACAGGCACCAGTTTGCCCGGTGTGTGGCCGATACGGAAGAAGCGCGACAGACGGCGGCTTTCCGCCTCGTAGGCGTTGACCGGCTGGGTCTCGTAGCTGAGCCCGCCCGGATGGCTGACATGGTACTGGCAACCGCCCAGGGAACGCTGCATCCAGGTGTCGACCAGGTCGAACACCAGCGGCGCATGCACGCCGATGGTCGGGTGCAGGCTGGAGGCCGGCTGCCAGGCGCGATAGCGCACGCCGCCGACGAACTCGCCGACCGTGCCGGTCGGGCGCAGCGGCACCGGCTGGCCGTTGCAGGTCAGCACGTAGCGGTCCTGGGGCATGCCGCTGACGCTCACCTGCAGGCGCTCCAGGGAGGAGTCGACGTAGCGCGCGGTGCCTCCGGTGGCGCCCTCCTCGCCCATCACGTGCCAGGGTTCCAGCGCCTGACGCACCTCCAGCGCCATGCCCTGCACGGCGAAGTCGCCGAGTCTCGGGAAGCGGAACTCGAAGTGCGGGGCGAACCACTCCGGACGCAGCGGATAGCCGTGCCGGTCCATTTCGTAGAGCACGTCGTGGAAGTCCTGGGCGACGAAGTGCGGCAGCAGGAAGCGGTCGTGCAGCTCGGTGCCCCAGCGCACCAGGCGCTGCGGCTGGTACGGCTCGTCCCAGAAGCGCGCGATCAAGGAGCGCAGCAGCAACTGCTGGGCCAGGCTCATCTGCTCGTGCGGCGGCATCTCGAAGCCGCGGAACTCGAGCAGGCCGAGGCGCCCGCTGGCGCTGTCCGGCGAGTACAGCTTGTCGATGCAGAACTCGGCGCGGTGGGTATTGCCGCTGACGTCCACCAGCAGGTTGCGCAGCAGGCGGTCGACCAGCCACGGCGGGCAGGCGGCGCCCGGCTCGGGCATCTGCTGGAAGGCGATCTCCAGCTCGTAGAGCGCGTCGTTGCGCGCCTCGTCCACCCTCGGCGCCTGCGAGGTCGGGCCGATGAACAGGCCGGAGAACAGGTAGGACAGCGACGGGTGGTTGTGCCAGTAGCTGATCAGGCTGCGCAGGAGGTCGGGGCGGCGCAGGAACGGCGAGTCGGCCGGGGTCGCACCGCCGAGGACGAAGTGGTTGCCGCCGCCGGTGCCGACGTGGCGGCCGTCGATCATGAACTTCTCGCTGGACAGCCGCGTCTGGCGCGCCGCCTCGTAGAGGAACTCGGTGCGTTCGACCAGCTCGTCCCAGTTCTCCGCCGGATGGATGTTCACCTCGATCACGCCCGGGTCCGGGGTGACGCGGAAATGTCGCATGCGCGGGTCGGCCGGCGGCTCGTAGCCTTCCAGCAGCACTGGACAGTCCAGTTCGCGGGCGGTCGTCTCGATGGCCGCGACCAGCTCCAGGTAGTCCTCCAGCCGCTCCAGGGGCGGCATGAAGAGGTACAGGCGGCCGTCGCGCGGCTCGACGCAGAGCGCGGTGCGCACGATGCCGCGGGCCGACTCGAAGGGCGCCGGCGCCGCCTGGCGCGCGCCCTCGGCCGGGCCGACCTCGCCGCGCCCGGCAGCGCCGAGAGCCGCGCCGGCACGCGCCACGCCCAGCTGGCCGGCCGGCACGCTGCGCAGCTGCTGGAGGATGCGCTGGCGGCTCGGCAGCGGCGGGAACGGCTGGTTGGGGTCCGGCGCATGCACGTAGGGCTGGTCCATGTCGCGGGCCCAGGGCAGCGAGTCCAGCGGCAGGCGCCAGCCCAGCGGCGAGTCGCCGGGGATCAGCCGGCAGTATTCGTCGCGCAGGAACCAGGAGCCGGTCAGCCACTGGCTGCCGTCGAGGCTGCGCATCAGCGGCAGGACATGCCCGACCGCATGGTTCAGCCCCTGCTCGAAGACCCGGCGCAGGCGCTCGCGCTCCAGCGGATCGGCCAGCCGCGCGTCTTCCGGGGTGACGTTCTCCGGCAGCTGGCGCTCGCGCCACAGGTAGTACATCCAGTCCTCGTAGGCTGGGAAGAAGTGCTCGCCGGTCACCCCGAGGAAGCCGCAGAGGGTGTCGAGGAAGCGTGCGCTCAGCTGCGCGTCGGCCCCGTAGTGGCGGCTCTCGTCGGCATACAGCGCCGGGTCCTGCCAGACCGGCTCGCCGTCCTTGCGCCAGAAGCAGTTGAGCGACCAGCGCGGCAGCTGCTCGCCCGGATACCACTTGCCCTGGCCGAAATGCGCCAGGCCCTGCGGCGC from Azotobacter salinestris carries:
- a CDS encoding DUF2126 domain-containing protein, with amino-acid sequence MSIHVALHHVTHYRYDRLVNVGPQIVRLRPAPHSRTRILSYALKVAPGEHFINWQQDPQGNYLARLVFPEKTRELKVEVDLVAEMAVFNPFDFFLEPYAETIPFDYTEGEQRELAPYRVKLPATPLFARYLAGIDLTPTRSVDFLVALNQRVARDVRYLIRMEPGVQTPEETLEKASGSCRDSAWLLVQLLRHTGLAARFVSGYLIQLKPDVKSLDGPSGTEVDFTDLHAWCEVYLPGAGWIGLDPTSGLFAGEGHIPLACSPEPSSAAPVSGLVDECECEFSHEMRVERIWEAPRVTRPYSEEQWRAILALGRQVDADLSRGDVRLTMGGEPTFVAFDYPDDPEWNTEAMGPNKRRLAAELFHRLRHHYAPQGLAHFGQGKWYPGEQLPRWSLNCFWRKDGEPVWQDPALYADESRHYGADAQLSARFLDTLCGFLGVTGEHFFPAYEDWMYYLWRERQLPENVTPEDARLADPLERERLRRVFEQGLNHAVGHVLPLMRSLDGSQWLTGSWFLRDEYCRLIPGDSPLGWRLPLDSLPWARDMDQPYVHAPDPNQPFPPLPSRQRILQQLRSVPAGQLGVARAGAALGAAGRGEVGPAEGARQAAPAPFESARGIVRTALCVEPRDGRLYLFMPPLERLEDYLELVAAIETTARELDCPVLLEGYEPPADPRMRHFRVTPDPGVIEVNIHPAENWDELVERTEFLYEAARQTRLSSEKFMIDGRHVGTGGGNHFVLGGATPADSPFLRRPDLLRSLISYWHNHPSLSYLFSGLFIGPTSQAPRVDEARNDALYELEIAFQQMPEPGAACPPWLVDRLLRNLLVDVSGNTHRAEFCIDKLYSPDSASGRLGLLEFRGFEMPPHEQMSLAQQLLLRSLIARFWDEPYQPQRLVRWGTELHDRFLLPHFVAQDFHDVLYEMDRHGYPLRPEWFAPHFEFRFPRLGDFAVQGMALEVRQALEPWHVMGEEGATGGTARYVDSSLERLQVSVSGMPQDRYVLTCNGQPVPLRPTGTVGEFVGGVRYRAWQPASSLHPTIGVHAPLVFDLVDTWMQRSLGGCQYHVSHPGGLSYETQPVNAYEAESRRLSRFFRIGHTPGKLVPVVPVVPVVPVENREMPMTLDLRRR